The following are encoded in a window of Vigna unguiculata cultivar IT97K-499-35 chromosome 8, ASM411807v1, whole genome shotgun sequence genomic DNA:
- the LOC114193297 gene encoding taxadien-5-alpha-ol O-acetyltransferase, whose protein sequence is MGTSVRVKEASVITPSEPTPRCVLALSALDSQLFLRFTIEYLLVYKPCPGLDQPNTAARLKSALARALVPYYPFAGRVRPRPEGPGLEVVCAAQGAVFIEAFAARYRANDFEKAPKTVTQWRPLLSLHVADVLKGSPPLVVQLTWLVDGAAAVAVGINHCLCDGIGSAEFLNHFAELANERRETSYMRIQKPVWERHLLKPPRGEQTRVDSAHHPEFSRVPDLCDFMNKVSTGLKPTSITFDKTRLNELKRVARCTSEAGEAARYTSFEVLAAHVWRSWARAIGFPGNQKLKLVFSINVRNRLKPGLPEGYYGNAFVLGCAETSARELEEKGVGFGSGLVKRAKERVGKEHVREVMEWVWERKGCPDPVGVLIVSQWSRLGLENIDVGLGKAWHVGPVCCDRYCLFLPVRDDECVSVKVMVAVPTSAVDNYHLFMRSSHL, encoded by the coding sequence ATGGGAACTTCAGTGCGTGTAAAAGAAGCATCGGTGATTACACCTTCTGAGCCCACACCAAGGTGCGTGCTCGCTCTATCAGCGCTGGATTCGCAACTCTTCCTTCGTTTCACCATAGAGTATCTGTTAGTCTACAAGCCTTGCCCTGGGCTGGACCAACCTAACACCGCGGCCCGTCTAAAATCGGCATTAGCCAGAGCCCTCGTTCCCTACTATCCCTTCGCGGGCAGGGTCAGGCCCCGGCCCGAAGGCCCGGGCCTGGAGGTGGTGTGTGCGGCCCAAGGCGCGGTGTTCATAGAGGCCTTCGCTGCCCGTTACAGGGCCAACGACTTTGAAAAAGCGCCTAAAACAGTTACGCAATGGAGGCCGTTGTTGTCGCTCCACGTGGCAGACGTGCTCAAGGGCTCTCCGCCGCTGGTGGTTCAGCTCACCTGGCTCGTCGACGGCGCCGCCGCTGTAGCCGTCGGGATCAACCACTGCCTCTGCGACGGCATCGGCAGCGCGGAGTTTCTCAACCACTTCGCCGAGTTAGCCAACGAGAGACGCGAGACGAGTTACATGCGCATACAGAAACCGGTTTGGGAGCGTCACCTTCTGAAACCACCGCGCGGGGAGCAGACGCGGGTGGACTCGGCTCATCATCCCGAGTTTAGCCGAGTCCCGGACCTATGCGACTTCATGAACAAGGTATCGACCGGGCTAAAACCAACATCGATTACGTTCGACAAGACGCGGCTGAACGAGCTAAAGCGGGTGGCGCGGTGCACGAGCGAAGCCGGCGAGGCGGCGCGGTACACATCGTTCGAGGTACTGGCGGCGCACGTGTGGAGAAGCTGGGCGAGAGCGATAGGATTTCCGGGGAACCAGAAACTGAAGCTGGTGTTCAGTATAAACGTGCGGAACCGTCTGAAGCCTGGTTTGCCGGAGGGGTATTACGGGAACGCGTTTGTTTTGGGGTGTGCGGAGACGAGTGCGAGGGAGTTGGAGGAGAAAGGGGTGGGGTTCGGGTCGGGTTTGGTGAAGCGGGCGAAGGAGAGGGTGGGGAAGGAGCACGTGAGGGAGGTGATGGAGTGGGTGTGGGAGAGGAAAGGGTGCCCCGACCCGGTTGGGGTGTTGATAGTGTCGCAGTGGTCGAGGCTAGGGTTGGAGAATATTGACGTGGGTTTGGGAAAGGCTTGGCACGTGGGACCCGTGTGCTGCGATAGGTACTGTTTGTTCTTGCCGGTGAGAGATGATGAGTGTGTTAGTGTGAAGGTCATGGTCGCTGTCCCCACTTCCGCCGTTGACAATTACCACCTTTTCATGCGTTCCTCTCACCTCTGA